Proteins encoded within one genomic window of Halocatena marina:
- a CDS encoding aminoglycoside N(3)-acetyltransferase, producing MSEKEAIEQSDTPITAQSLASDLRTLGVERGDILLIHSSLSALGWVCGGAPAVIDALRDVVTEKGTLVMPTHTGYTDPADWSNPPVPDEWEENIRESMPPYRPAVTPTRGMGVIPECFRTYPETLRSDHPAVSFAAWGAAAESIVTDHALDYNLGENSPLARVYEHDGSVLLLGVGHDGNTSLHLAEHRAAIAKATVENGGPILDDGERIWAEYETIEERTDDFAELGADFEQTREVMSGTVGTATATLMNQRKLVDFAVEWFETNRQ from the coding sequence ATGAGCGAAAAAGAAGCAATCGAGCAATCGGATACACCAATCACAGCACAATCACTCGCTTCAGATTTGCGTACGCTCGGCGTCGAACGTGGCGATATACTCCTCATCCATTCCTCGTTGAGTGCTCTCGGATGGGTTTGTGGCGGTGCGCCAGCGGTCATCGATGCACTCAGAGATGTAGTGACCGAGAAAGGCACGCTCGTGATGCCGACACACACCGGCTACACTGACCCGGCAGACTGGTCGAACCCACCAGTTCCAGACGAATGGGAAGAGAATATTCGGGAGTCGATGCCACCGTACCGACCAGCAGTCACACCAACACGCGGAATGGGGGTCATCCCCGAATGTTTTCGTACCTATCCAGAGACCCTCCGCAGCGACCACCCTGCTGTCTCATTTGCAGCGTGGGGAGCAGCGGCCGAATCAATCGTCACCGATCACGCCCTGGATTATAACCTCGGAGAGAATTCACCACTCGCCCGCGTATATGAACATGATGGAAGCGTGTTACTTCTTGGTGTTGGTCACGATGGCAACACATCACTCCACCTCGCCGAACACCGTGCAGCCATCGCAAAAGCGACAGTAGAAAACGGCGGTCCAATACTCGATGACGGCGAACGAATCTGGGCAGAATACGAGACGATAGAGGAGCGTACCGATGACTTCGCCGAACTCGGTGCCGACTTCGAACAGACGAGAGAGGTGATGAGCGGGACCGTCGGTACAGCAACAGCCACTCTCATGAATCAACGAAAGTTGGTCGATTTCGCTGTCGAATGGTTCGAGACGAATAGACAGTGA
- a CDS encoding glycosyltransferase family 39 protein: MRRVTGGLLGRAKRQFIDDITSDPYLLYILVLAAVMAGFWFWHRIPNFATRDERWRINNPMVAVGFFIDEPGIDSLLQGIAWGRAYGATLYLYGIAIIPVFVVAFFLGQLDAFTAIPGNQSISLWTHWYQMPKWIWTWSLLLSRLTNVVCAVGCVYVLYRIGTTMRDRMTGRLSAILLSLTWGFLISAHEVGEDIPALFFLLLVVYCGLRYAHTGDKAIYLAGCASGGIAIAFKLTAGASVLLLGIAYLLYVRNAGTAWREALIRPRLITVGIVVGAALIVIGYPSVFAPGLDRLLDRMQRGLVNKSQSYGWRVEPSWWWILRGYLHGLGGALFVAGCCSVVVSLPRLRERTQESDAIVLSIVGIGAYLSVYAGWSYVRTHHLLPTFPLLILLLAAVLTRFYNRNRSLASPLIVVLLLSSSVYAGVGVLGYATQPRNEATEWLRADASSNATVETYLMDPQEAAVPHGMRINHPNYRETPVDGKTIRMSSPEWVLAMPHRCPTYIELTFPRALQYLAPDDRNARTTVLSDPRLTDYYRNLLAGDRYPYTVAATFGPRPSFLDGKSEDSRLPELVRVGVVPWTIQYGDPQDMGIDQYTVILKRTGSCPPQDDTD, from the coding sequence ATGCGGCGAGTCACGGGTGGATTGCTTGGTCGTGCAAAGCGGCAATTCATCGACGATATCACATCAGATCCATACCTTCTGTATATCCTCGTGTTAGCGGCGGTAATGGCGGGATTTTGGTTTTGGCACCGGATTCCAAATTTTGCAACACGAGATGAACGCTGGCGCATCAACAATCCGATGGTTGCTGTCGGGTTCTTCATCGATGAGCCAGGGATTGACTCGTTGCTACAAGGAATTGCTTGGGGTCGAGCGTACGGAGCGACGTTATATCTCTATGGAATCGCCATCATTCCGGTCTTTGTTGTTGCGTTCTTCCTCGGACAGCTCGACGCATTCACTGCTATTCCGGGAAATCAGTCGATCAGCCTGTGGACACACTGGTATCAGATGCCAAAGTGGATCTGGACGTGGAGTCTTCTACTTTCGCGTCTCACGAACGTCGTTTGTGCGGTCGGATGCGTCTACGTGCTCTACCGCATTGGAACGACGATGCGTGACCGAATGACAGGGCGTCTGTCGGCCATCTTGTTATCGCTCACGTGGGGGTTTCTCATCTCGGCGCACGAGGTTGGCGAAGACATCCCAGCGTTGTTTTTTCTGCTTCTCGTCGTCTACTGCGGTCTCCGATACGCTCACACGGGGGATAAAGCGATATATCTCGCTGGGTGCGCAAGCGGTGGTATTGCCATCGCGTTCAAACTCACTGCCGGAGCGAGTGTGTTACTCCTCGGAATCGCGTATCTCCTGTACGTACGTAATGCAGGCACAGCGTGGCGAGAGGCGCTGATACGACCGCGTCTCATTACTGTCGGGATTGTGGTCGGTGCTGCACTGATCGTCATTGGCTATCCAAGCGTATTTGCTCCTGGTCTGGATCGGCTTCTGGATCGGATGCAGCGGGGACTGGTGAACAAAAGCCAGTCGTACGGATGGCGAGTCGAACCAAGCTGGTGGTGGATTCTCCGTGGCTATCTCCACGGATTGGGCGGAGCGCTGTTTGTCGCAGGTTGCTGTAGCGTTGTGGTGAGTCTTCCCCGATTGAGAGAGCGAACACAAGAGTCCGATGCCATCGTGTTGTCTATTGTTGGGATCGGTGCGTATCTCTCGGTGTACGCCGGCTGGTCGTATGTACGCACGCATCACCTCCTTCCAACGTTTCCGTTGCTCATTCTCCTTCTTGCGGCAGTTTTGACGCGCTTTTACAACCGGAATCGGTCGCTTGCCAGTCCGCTTATTGTCGTTCTTTTGCTCTCAAGCAGCGTGTATGCTGGTGTTGGTGTTCTCGGATACGCAACCCAACCCCGAAATGAAGCCACAGAGTGGTTGAGAGCGGACGCATCATCGAACGCGACAGTAGAAACGTATCTGATGGACCCACAGGAAGCAGCTGTTCCACATGGAATGCGTATTAATCACCCGAACTATCGAGAGACCCCTGTTGACGGGAAAACAATCCGGATGTCATCTCCAGAATGGGTGTTGGCCATGCCCCACCGCTGTCCGACGTATATCGAGCTCACCTTTCCCAGGGCGCTCCAGTATCTCGCTCCAGATGATCGAAATGCTCGGACGACGGTTCTGTCCGATCCTCGATTAACGGACTACTACCGTAATTTGCTCGCTGGAGATCGATATCCATACACGGTCGCTGCCACGTTCGGACCTCGTCCCTCGTTCCTTGACGGGAAATCAGAGGACTCCCGATTGCCGGAGCTTGTTCGAGTTGGGGTGGTCCCGTGGACCATTCAGTACGGAGATCCACAAGATATGGGCATCGATCAGTATACCGTGATTCTCAAGCGAACCGGCAGCTGTCCTCCGCAAGATGATACTGATTAG
- a CDS encoding metallophosphoesterase produces the protein MNRRSALKNLRAGLFVASGVSLTGCVSAGNDVLSSGSTETICIAVISDTHIRRSSRDELTDLTDQKHRYEEFVTAMNTDVRPDFVVHLGDLIDGRSPDNDPYCSEDTAVHRISKGKRLIHDRLSMPTYTVMGNHEYKGPNWDRERIRRAINDQWTRRSDTWYCIDRKGVRFLFLNTSCPVTNHRHHAMPAEEFAWLYDILEDTDRPLVAFMHVPATQGCGDRYDQFKREDEVRRLLSSDENPNVITGIFGHSHHSDSWNRLRSQHDEYGTMYYHTSNIHEWMGDSSQIPWAVLKIDLQRDRFRFSAGAGVTDSGEYRTTWIQSIAN, from the coding sequence ATGAACCGCCGGTCGGCATTGAAGAACCTCCGAGCAGGTCTCTTCGTCGCTAGTGGCGTGAGCCTAACTGGCTGTGTATCTGCGGGGAACGATGTACTGAGTTCAGGCAGTACAGAAACAATCTGTATCGCTGTTATCTCGGATACGCACATCAGACGTTCGTCACGCGACGAACTGACAGATTTGACTGATCAAAAACATCGATACGAGGAGTTCGTCACGGCAATGAATACAGATGTTCGCCCGGACTTCGTCGTTCATCTCGGTGATCTCATTGATGGTCGCAGCCCGGACAATGACCCATACTGTAGTGAGGACACTGCTGTCCACCGCATTTCAAAAGGGAAGCGACTCATCCACGACAGACTTTCTATGCCGACATATACGGTAATGGGCAATCACGAGTACAAAGGCCCCAACTGGGATCGAGAACGAATACGGCGCGCGATTAACGATCAGTGGACACGGCGTAGCGATACGTGGTACTGCATCGACCGAAAGGGCGTCCGGTTTCTCTTCTTGAACACGAGTTGTCCTGTCACAAACCATCGTCATCACGCCATGCCCGCCGAAGAATTTGCATGGTTGTATGACATACTGGAAGACACCGATCGGCCACTGGTTGCCTTCATGCACGTCCCAGCAACGCAAGGATGTGGGGACCGATATGATCAATTTAAGCGAGAGGACGAAGTCCGCCGTCTGCTCTCGTCTGATGAAAATCCGAACGTCATTACTGGAATCTTCGGACACAGCCACCACAGTGATTCGTGGAATCGGCTACGCAGCCAACACGACGAGTATGGAACGATGTACTATCACACATCAAATATCCACGAGTGGATGGGAGACAGCTCGCAGATCCCGTGGGCAGTCCTAAAAATCGATCTTCAACGTGATCGGTTTCGGTTCTCTGCCGGCGCAGGCGTCACCGATTCAGGTGAATATAGGACGACGTGGATCCAGTCCATAGCAAACTAA